In Opitutus sp., one genomic interval encodes:
- a CDS encoding LexA family transcriptional regulator has protein sequence MQVVSIHPAKTGAPLPRPIMFSSAPAGFPSPAEDHLDRDLDLSAHLIRRPAATFFVRVTGHSMTGAGINDGALLVVDRSEEARDGRVVVAVVDGGHTVKRLRRHAGRCWLEAANPAYTDITDLDCDAHVWGVVTFAINAF, from the coding sequence ATGCAGGTCGTTTCCATTCATCCCGCCAAAACCGGCGCGCCCCTCCCGCGCCCCATCATGTTTTCATCTGCCCCGGCGGGTTTCCCCAGCCCGGCCGAGGATCACCTGGATCGTGACCTCGACCTCAGCGCACACCTCATCCGCCGCCCCGCCGCCACCTTCTTTGTTCGTGTCACCGGCCACTCCATGACCGGCGCCGGTATCAACGACGGGGCCCTCCTCGTCGTCGACCGCTCCGAAGAAGCCCGCGACGGCCGCGTGGTGGTCGCCGTGGTCGATGGTGGCCACACCGTCAAACGCCTCCGCCGCCACGCCGGCCGCTGCTGGCTCGAAGCCGCCAACCCTGCCTATACCGACATCACCGACCTTGACTGCGATGCCCATGTGTGGGGCGTCGTGACCTTTGCGATCAACGCCTTCTAA
- a CDS encoding siphovirus Gp157 family protein, protein MKLYETFIELETIWAEAERVLTGDEVVDADGQPLTEDAALVRLEAALQRIEGERDDKAVKIACFIKNLRAEAEALKAEKVRLGKRQSAAERTADRVTAYLEQWLPAGLKIKDSRAALSWRRSEFVDVQGTVDDLPVEFIRVKREADVSAIKTALKDGQSLSFARLGERQNLQIK, encoded by the coding sequence ATGAAACTCTACGAGACCTTCATCGAGCTGGAAACCATCTGGGCCGAGGCCGAGCGCGTGCTCACCGGTGACGAAGTGGTCGATGCCGACGGCCAGCCGCTGACCGAGGACGCGGCGTTGGTCCGCCTTGAAGCCGCGTTGCAACGCATCGAGGGCGAGCGGGACGACAAGGCGGTCAAGATTGCCTGCTTTATCAAAAACCTCCGTGCCGAGGCTGAGGCGCTCAAAGCCGAAAAGGTACGCCTGGGCAAACGCCAGTCGGCGGCCGAGCGCACCGCCGACCGGGTGACTGCCTATCTGGAGCAATGGCTCCCGGCAGGGCTCAAAATCAAAGACTCCCGCGCCGCGCTATCCTGGCGGCGCAGCGAATTCGTGGACGTGCAAGGCACCGTCGACGACCTGCCGGTCGAGTTCATCCGCGTGAAACGCGAGGCCGACGTCAGCGCGATAAAAACCGCCCTCAAGGACGGCCAATCCCTCTCCTTCGCCCGGTTGGGCGAGCGGCAGAACCTTCAGATCAAATAA
- a CDS encoding VRR-NUC domain-containing protein translates to MKLTEHRIQAGLFKWAKLASARHPELALLFAIPNGGARDPITGAMLKAEGVKRGVPDLFLPTPVGTYHGLFLEMKTASGRLSPEQHQWQHGLIEQGYACVTAHSLEQAIDTLTRYLTGRLELPTPGAR, encoded by the coding sequence GTGAAGCTCACCGAACACCGGATCCAGGCGGGTCTGTTCAAGTGGGCCAAGCTGGCCTCCGCCCGTCACCCCGAGCTCGCGCTCCTCTTCGCCATCCCCAACGGCGGCGCCCGCGACCCGATCACCGGCGCGATGCTCAAGGCCGAGGGCGTCAAGCGGGGCGTTCCCGACCTGTTTCTACCTACCCCGGTCGGGACCTACCACGGGCTGTTTCTCGAAATGAAAACCGCCAGCGGTCGCCTCAGCCCCGAGCAGCACCAGTGGCAACACGGCCTGATCGAGCAGGGCTACGCCTGCGTCACCGCCCATAGCCTCGAACAGGCCATCGACACCCTCACGCGTTACCTCACCGGCCGGCTCGAACTGCCCACACCGGGCGCGCGTTAA
- a CDS encoding AAA family ATPase, translated as MSLRYRSTLPHYPAAPELSPAQSRAVAETTLGAIDWTDDVSGFCPCPGAAAHTNPTNLRDCRVSLDTVGGHAPTIYCFHASCRTAVETANHQLRSALGRATVGQSPRPHVVRSTASTPPAASVPVAASTDLGPDHGLPLLLRTCFAADDIVSLAPGVIAEGETRAVPEHGGVNVLTRDQWLARLETSGGINRVFGGKDGLYLRINPVVRKSTGSDKDVTRFRHTLIESDTLSKPEQERLLRASGLPIAALIDSGGNSIHAWVRVEASTAAEFHERRELLWKSVPELQLDPQNRNPSRFSRCPGGRRNEGFQRLLAENVGPSSFAAWSSAQVECEGLIRASDFCAEDEPDPPQLIEGILFQGAKMIIAGPSKSRKTWNLTDLAIAVSLGEPWCGFPTRASTVLYVNLEIAKFSYRKRIRMICNGRGFEPSSLSRFHVWNRRGKENEIVGLASQLRAMTARTGADLLIIDPIYKTYGDREENSNTEMAQVLNELEKLAQDTGAAVLIAAHFPKGNLSGRDAIDRVAGASVFGRDPDALLIMTPHEQADAFTVTPVLRDLPSPDEFVIQWAGMGFRRIGADPKAIKGNETEAKPARTVSFASYRGMFIEMPPLKHDRDPEQSEVLAHIGALLAAAGKDPAFAQKVFDNIRQPARRIIVFSPESRRWVGTRYRANSAENGGQK; from the coding sequence ATGTCCCTCCGTTACCGTTCGACCCTCCCTCATTACCCCGCCGCACCCGAGCTCAGCCCGGCCCAGTCCCGTGCGGTGGCCGAAACCACCCTTGGCGCCATCGACTGGACTGATGATGTCTCCGGCTTTTGCCCGTGTCCCGGTGCGGCCGCCCACACCAATCCGACGAACCTGCGCGATTGCCGCGTTTCGTTGGACACGGTCGGCGGCCACGCCCCGACGATCTACTGTTTCCACGCCAGTTGCCGCACGGCCGTGGAGACGGCCAACCATCAGCTGCGCTCCGCTCTCGGCCGCGCCACGGTCGGTCAGTCGCCACGCCCACACGTCGTCCGCAGCACAGCATCCACGCCTCCGGCCGCATCTGTGCCGGTCGCAGCCAGTACCGATCTGGGCCCCGACCACGGTTTGCCCCTGCTGCTGCGCACTTGTTTCGCGGCTGATGACATCGTCTCGCTCGCACCGGGCGTGATCGCCGAGGGCGAAACCCGTGCCGTGCCCGAGCATGGCGGGGTGAACGTCCTCACCCGTGACCAGTGGTTGGCCCGTCTCGAAACCAGCGGCGGCATCAACCGGGTCTTTGGCGGCAAGGACGGCCTTTATCTGCGCATCAACCCAGTGGTCCGCAAAAGCACCGGCTCAGACAAAGACGTGACGCGCTTCCGCCACACCCTGATCGAAAGCGATACCCTCTCGAAGCCTGAACAGGAGCGACTGCTGCGCGCCTCCGGGCTGCCCATTGCCGCCTTGATCGACTCCGGCGGTAACTCGATCCACGCGTGGGTCCGAGTCGAAGCGTCCACTGCGGCCGAATTCCACGAGCGCCGTGAACTCCTGTGGAAAAGCGTGCCTGAGCTGCAGCTCGATCCGCAGAATCGCAACCCGTCGCGGTTCTCCCGTTGTCCCGGTGGGCGCCGTAACGAGGGGTTCCAACGACTGCTGGCGGAAAACGTCGGCCCTTCATCGTTCGCCGCGTGGTCATCGGCGCAGGTCGAATGCGAGGGCCTGATTCGCGCCTCTGATTTCTGCGCCGAGGACGAACCGGATCCGCCCCAGTTGATCGAGGGCATCCTGTTTCAAGGTGCGAAAATGATTATCGCCGGTCCGTCCAAGAGCCGCAAAACATGGAATCTCACCGACCTGGCGATTGCCGTATCGTTGGGTGAGCCGTGGTGCGGGTTTCCCACCCGGGCATCGACCGTCCTCTACGTGAATTTGGAAATCGCCAAGTTCAGTTACAGGAAGCGCATTCGTATGATCTGCAATGGACGGGGTTTTGAGCCCTCGTCGTTGTCGCGCTTTCACGTTTGGAACCGGCGCGGCAAGGAAAACGAAATCGTCGGTCTCGCCAGCCAGCTCCGCGCCATGACTGCCCGCACCGGTGCCGACTTGCTCATCATTGACCCGATCTACAAGACCTACGGCGACCGGGAGGAGAACTCCAACACCGAGATGGCGCAGGTCCTCAATGAGCTCGAAAAGCTGGCCCAGGACACCGGCGCCGCAGTCTTGATCGCGGCCCATTTCCCCAAGGGCAACCTGTCCGGCCGTGACGCCATCGACCGGGTTGCCGGCGCCTCGGTGTTTGGTCGCGACCCCGACGCCCTCCTCATCATGACTCCACATGAACAGGCCGACGCGTTTACGGTCACGCCGGTTCTACGCGACCTGCCCAGCCCGGACGAATTCGTCATCCAGTGGGCAGGCATGGGCTTTCGCCGGATCGGTGCCGACCCGAAGGCGATCAAGGGCAACGAGACCGAGGCCAAGCCGGCGCGCACCGTCTCGTTCGCCAGCTATCGCGGCATGTTCATCGAAATGCCCCCGCTCAAACACGACCGCGATCCCGAGCAAAGCGAAGTGCTCGCCCACATCGGCGCCCTGTTGGCCGCCGCCGGGAAAGATCCGGCGTTTGCCCAAAAGGTCTTCGATAACATCCGCCAACCGGCCCGCCGGATCATCGTTTTTTCGCCGGAATCGCGCCGTTGGGTGGGCACACGGTATCGCGCAAATTCAGCTGAAAACGGAGGCCAGAAGTGA
- a CDS encoding Y-family DNA polymerase — MFALVDCNSFYCSCERVFQPHLEGQPVVVLSNNDGCVVTRTAEAKARGIAMGEVWHLARPELKIGVHAFSSNYTLYGDMSRRVMTTLRDFAQTLEIYSIDEAFLGFDAKTSWAPLGNTIRATVQRHTGIPVSVGFAPTKVLAKLANKLAKKPGPHTGVFVWPSDPAAATAVLATVPVADVWGIGQKLAARLAPFGVSTALALRDLDITTARRVLAVTGQRIVLELRGSSCLELEELAPAKKAICCARGFGVPLSTLDHLQEPLAVYVSRVAEKLRAQRLTAGFIQVFLETNPHGGGPQYSPGTGRALDMPTNYTADLATVAADLLRQIHRPGFQFRKVGVLVTDLHPETETQLSFDGPSPETVARRRTLMTTLDRLNATLGRGTLRLGSAGTADPVWKMRQAHLSPCYTTRWDALLTAHA; from the coding sequence GTGTTTGCCCTCGTTGATTGCAACTCCTTCTACTGCTCCTGCGAACGCGTTTTTCAGCCGCACCTCGAAGGCCAGCCCGTCGTGGTGTTATCCAATAACGACGGCTGCGTCGTCACCCGCACCGCCGAAGCCAAGGCCCGCGGAATCGCGATGGGGGAAGTCTGGCACCTCGCGCGCCCCGAACTCAAAATCGGCGTCCACGCCTTCAGCTCCAACTACACCCTCTATGGCGATATGAGCCGCCGCGTGATGACCACCCTGCGCGACTTCGCCCAGACACTCGAAATCTACTCCATTGACGAAGCCTTCCTCGGCTTCGATGCGAAAACCTCCTGGGCACCGTTGGGCAACACCATCCGCGCCACCGTCCAACGCCACACCGGCATCCCCGTCAGCGTCGGCTTCGCCCCCACCAAAGTGCTGGCCAAACTCGCCAACAAACTGGCCAAGAAGCCCGGCCCCCACACCGGCGTCTTCGTCTGGCCCTCGGATCCCGCTGCCGCCACTGCGGTCCTCGCCACCGTGCCGGTCGCCGACGTCTGGGGCATTGGCCAAAAACTCGCCGCGCGCCTCGCCCCGTTCGGCGTGTCCACCGCGCTCGCCCTACGCGACCTCGACATCACCACTGCCCGCCGCGTTCTCGCGGTCACCGGCCAACGCATTGTTTTGGAACTACGCGGCAGCTCCTGCCTCGAACTCGAAGAACTCGCCCCCGCGAAAAAAGCGATCTGCTGCGCAAGAGGCTTTGGCGTGCCGCTGTCCACCCTCGACCACCTGCAAGAACCCCTCGCGGTCTACGTCAGCCGCGTGGCCGAAAAACTCCGCGCCCAACGCCTCACCGCCGGCTTCATCCAAGTGTTTTTGGAAACCAACCCCCACGGCGGCGGCCCGCAGTATTCGCCTGGCACCGGACGCGCCCTCGACATGCCGACCAACTACACCGCCGACCTCGCCACGGTGGCCGCCGACCTCTTGCGCCAAATCCACCGCCCCGGGTTTCAATTCCGCAAAGTCGGCGTGCTCGTCACCGACCTACACCCCGAGACGGAAACCCAACTCAGCTTTGACGGCCCCAGCCCCGAAACCGTGGCCCGCCGCCGCACGCTCATGACCACCCTCGACCGCCTTAACGCAACGCTCGGGCGGGGGACCCTGCGCCTGGGATCGGCAGGCACAGCGGACCCCGTGTGGAAAATGCGCCAAGCCCACCTCAGCCCCTGTTACACTACCCGGTGGGACGCCCTCTTAACCGCCCACGCCTAA
- a CDS encoding ATP-binding protein, whose amino-acid sequence MTKTNTLELVRGPLQSAQRITFYAPSGLGKSSCFKDTPDTIYLDAEGGTEHLNVTRFPRPKSWADVEAAIEFLETGKHAFRFLVIDTADWIEKLLVEDICQKSHKASIEDFGYGKGWIAVTERWSAFLVSLDRLRASGLHIVFLAHSTVKKFEQPDAAGSYDRFELKLSKGCSALLKEWSDAVLFGNFHTKVVEATDGKKRAIGGRERIIYTTHSAAYDAKNRHGLPESMPMCWASFSPIFGAFTKNVPALPPVAPAPVGPSTKAQIEQIELYWKTLKKPSADKTKAFEWLGCDAVSGDEHWTDLSAAQAERLIGLLQKKMNEIGAATSAQVAAAGKAVLA is encoded by the coding sequence ATGACCAAAACCAACACCCTCGAACTCGTGCGCGGCCCGCTCCAATCGGCCCAGCGCATCACCTTCTACGCACCTTCCGGCCTCGGAAAGTCGTCCTGTTTTAAGGACACGCCCGACACGATCTACCTCGATGCCGAGGGCGGCACGGAGCACCTCAACGTCACCCGTTTTCCCCGGCCCAAGTCGTGGGCGGACGTCGAGGCGGCCATCGAGTTCCTCGAAACGGGCAAACACGCCTTCCGATTCCTCGTCATCGATACCGCTGACTGGATCGAAAAGCTCCTCGTCGAGGACATCTGCCAAAAGTCCCACAAGGCCTCGATTGAGGACTTCGGGTACGGCAAGGGCTGGATCGCCGTCACCGAGCGGTGGTCGGCTTTCCTCGTCAGCCTGGACCGGCTGCGCGCCTCCGGCCTGCACATCGTTTTCCTGGCCCATTCCACGGTCAAAAAGTTTGAGCAACCCGACGCCGCCGGTTCCTACGACCGCTTCGAACTTAAACTCTCCAAGGGGTGCTCGGCTCTGCTCAAAGAGTGGTCGGACGCCGTCCTGTTTGGGAATTTCCACACCAAGGTAGTCGAGGCCACGGATGGCAAAAAACGGGCCATCGGTGGGCGCGAGCGGATCATCTACACGACCCACTCGGCGGCCTACGACGCCAAGAACCGGCACGGCCTGCCTGAGTCCATGCCGATGTGCTGGGCCAGTTTTTCGCCGATCTTCGGTGCGTTTACCAAGAATGTGCCGGCGTTGCCGCCGGTCGCGCCCGCACCGGTAGGCCCGTCCACCAAAGCCCAGATCGAGCAAATCGAGCTTTACTGGAAAACCCTCAAAAAGCCCTCTGCTGACAAGACTAAGGCGTTTGAGTGGCTGGGCTGCGACGCCGTCTCCGGTGACGAACACTGGACGGACCTTTCCGCAGCCCAGGCCGAGCGCCTCATCGGGCTCCTGCAAAAGAAGATGAACGAGATCGGCGCGGCCACCTCCGCGCAGGTCGCTGCGGCCGGAAAGGCGGTGCTCGCATGA
- a CDS encoding DEAD/DEAH box helicase: MKLRPYQQTCVASLLEKFRDHPRLLAVLPTGAGKTIILAALAHRLQPLKTLVIAHREELIQQAVDKIQQATGLVAEVEKAGARASLSAPVVVASVQTLAREARRGRWPRDQFGLVVIDEAHHALAESYQAVLGHFHDHAKILGVTATPDRGDKRSLGEYFCEVGFEIGLHELIKAGFLCRIAVKTVPLPIDLSAVRTVAGDLSDADLGAAIEPYLQKIVAELKTAIGDRKTLVFLPLIRTSQMFVDLCRAAGFTAEHIDGQSQDRATILARYAAGEFQILANSLLLTEGFDDPSVACVVCLRPTKIRAMYSQIIGRGTRIHPQKQNLLVLDFLWHTERHALVRPAHLVASSPAEADTITAILEAAAKEFGTNGGADSDGRDLLALVADAKAERENELVKQLDQNARRRSQLLDPVEFALSLHEVDLAEWEPTMRWHDQAASAKQLSVLQNLGFDPNAVRSRGHASILLDRVFMRRNLKLATPKQLAWLRRKNHPHPETASFTEAKAFLSAHFTR; the protein is encoded by the coding sequence ATGAAACTTCGACCCTACCAGCAAACCTGCGTTGCCTCCCTGTTGGAAAAGTTCCGCGACCATCCCCGGTTGCTCGCCGTCCTGCCCACCGGGGCCGGCAAAACGATCATCCTCGCGGCGCTCGCCCACCGGCTGCAGCCGCTCAAAACGCTGGTGATCGCTCACCGCGAGGAGCTGATCCAGCAGGCGGTGGACAAAATCCAGCAAGCCACCGGGTTGGTGGCCGAAGTCGAAAAGGCGGGGGCGCGGGCCAGCCTGTCGGCGCCGGTGGTGGTGGCTTCGGTGCAAACCCTGGCGCGGGAGGCGCGCCGGGGACGTTGGCCGCGTGACCAGTTCGGCTTGGTGGTGATCGACGAGGCGCACCACGCCTTGGCCGAGAGCTACCAGGCCGTGCTGGGCCACTTTCACGATCACGCCAAAATCCTCGGAGTGACCGCCACGCCCGACCGCGGCGACAAGCGCAGCCTCGGCGAGTACTTTTGCGAAGTGGGCTTCGAGATCGGCCTCCATGAGTTAATCAAAGCCGGTTTTCTATGCCGCATCGCGGTCAAAACCGTGCCGCTGCCGATTGACCTGTCCGCCGTGCGCACGGTCGCCGGTGATTTGAGCGACGCCGACTTGGGCGCAGCCATTGAGCCGTACCTGCAAAAAATCGTAGCCGAACTGAAAACCGCCATCGGTGACCGCAAGACGCTGGTGTTTCTCCCGCTGATTCGGACGTCCCAAATGTTCGTGGATCTCTGCCGCGCTGCTGGTTTCACCGCGGAGCACATCGACGGTCAGAGCCAGGACCGGGCCACCATCCTCGCCCGCTACGCCGCTGGTGAATTTCAAATATTAGCCAACTCGCTTCTGCTGACGGAGGGCTTCGATGACCCCTCGGTGGCCTGCGTGGTCTGCCTGCGCCCCACAAAGATCCGCGCGATGTATTCGCAGATCATCGGGCGTGGCACCCGCATCCACCCACAAAAGCAAAACCTACTGGTCCTCGATTTCCTCTGGCACACTGAACGCCACGCCTTGGTCCGGCCCGCTCACCTGGTTGCGTCTTCGCCCGCCGAGGCCGACACCATCACCGCCATTCTCGAAGCGGCGGCCAAGGAGTTCGGCACGAATGGCGGTGCCGACTCCGATGGGCGCGACCTGCTCGCGTTGGTGGCCGATGCCAAAGCCGAGCGAGAAAACGAACTGGTTAAACAACTGGACCAAAACGCCCGGCGCCGCAGTCAGTTGCTCGACCCGGTCGAATTCGCGCTGAGCCTGCACGAGGTCGATCTGGCCGAGTGGGAGCCGACCATGCGGTGGCACGACCAAGCCGCCTCGGCCAAACAGCTTTCGGTGCTGCAAAACCTCGGCTTCGACCCGAACGCCGTGCGCAGCCGCGGTCACGCCTCGATATTGCTAGATCGGGTGTTCATGCGCCGGAACCTGAAACTGGCCACGCCCAAACAGCTCGCCTGGTTGCGCCGTAAGAACCACCCGCACCCCGAAACCGCCTCCTTCACCGAGGCCAAGGCGTTTCTTTCCGCCCACTTCACCCGCTGA
- a CDS encoding DUF935 family protein, whose protein sequence is MSPSPIIRPTARDFEPQLFGRSLSPDAIGELLDAGARGDLAAQSDLFNLMEDTWPRLRANLQKLKNAIRKLPLNVQPYTPKNGKPSATAQEKAAFVESALHLQRGYVDTTRAPLGSAVYELMDAVARGLSVVEIDWANDTTGYVLPVGFRRVPTRYLGIDTDGTLALRPNGNNVATSDRKLVPFAKHPGKFLTGIFQSKSGALGEAAQLRALAPLWLGHMLGWEWLVQKAELFGTPLRWANYPTTATQAEIDAITSALRNMGTASWGAFPQGTNLQIMQGTTPGVSGPNDPSERLMGIADRACDIMLLGQNLSVEHNGEGSRAATEVHREVELDLFETYAEYIVAILNDQLIPQLIALNWGNADEVPFVEVEITRPEREQEMATRDKTLFVDMGLPVSLQYLYERHKVPSPAPSEALFQPAKPVAPLVPPSSVPPATAKTCACGCGDPIDAASESAASLAGRQAAAEAAFPAQLAQAEAADDYLVWDAVLDGRTTEVCLGRHGHRWGDGWFSPPPAHYNCRSSLIRVPKAAYQPPK, encoded by the coding sequence ATGTCCCCATCACCCATCATCCGCCCCACCGCCCGCGACTTTGAACCCCAACTCTTCGGCCGCAGCCTCTCGCCCGACGCCATTGGTGAACTCCTCGACGCCGGCGCCCGTGGTGACCTCGCCGCCCAAAGCGACCTGTTTAACCTGATGGAAGACACCTGGCCGCGCCTCCGCGCCAACTTGCAAAAACTCAAAAACGCCATCCGCAAGCTGCCCCTCAACGTCCAGCCCTACACCCCGAAGAACGGCAAACCCTCAGCGACGGCGCAGGAAAAAGCCGCCTTCGTTGAGTCAGCGTTACACCTGCAGCGCGGTTACGTGGACACCACTCGCGCCCCGCTTGGTTCGGCCGTTTATGAACTGATGGACGCCGTTGCCCGCGGCCTGTCCGTGGTCGAAATCGACTGGGCCAACGACACCACCGGTTACGTCTTGCCAGTCGGTTTCCGCCGCGTCCCGACCCGTTACCTCGGCATCGACACCGACGGCACCCTCGCACTCCGTCCCAACGGGAACAACGTCGCTACTTCAGATCGGAAGCTCGTCCCCTTTGCTAAACACCCCGGGAAATTCCTCACCGGCATTTTTCAATCGAAGTCGGGCGCCCTCGGTGAGGCGGCCCAACTCCGCGCCCTGGCTCCCCTATGGCTCGGTCATATGCTCGGCTGGGAATGGCTCGTCCAGAAGGCGGAACTGTTCGGCACGCCGTTACGTTGGGCCAACTATCCCACGACCGCCACCCAGGCCGAAATCGACGCCATCACCTCCGCCTTGCGCAACATGGGCACGGCGTCATGGGGCGCGTTTCCGCAGGGCACCAACCTGCAAATCATGCAGGGCACCACCCCCGGCGTATCCGGTCCCAACGACCCGAGCGAACGCCTCATGGGCATCGCCGACCGCGCCTGTGACATCATGCTTTTGGGGCAAAACCTGTCGGTTGAGCATAATGGCGAAGGCAGCCGTGCCGCCACCGAGGTGCACCGCGAGGTTGAGTTGGATCTCTTCGAGACCTACGCCGAATACATCGTCGCGATCCTCAACGACCAACTCATCCCGCAACTAATCGCCCTAAACTGGGGCAACGCCGACGAGGTTCCCTTCGTCGAGGTGGAAATCACCCGCCCCGAGCGTGAGCAGGAAATGGCCACCCGCGATAAAACCCTGTTTGTCGACATGGGCCTGCCCGTCTCCCTGCAATACCTCTACGAACGCCACAAAGTTCCGTCGCCGGCCCCGAGCGAAGCCCTATTTCAACCGGCCAAACCCGTCGCCCCGTTGGTGCCGCCGTCGTCCGTGCCACCTGCCACGGCCAAAACCTGCGCCTGCGGTTGTGGCGATCCCATCGACGCGGCCTCCGAGTCAGCCGCATCCTTAGCCGGTCGCCAGGCCGCCGCCGAAGCAGCCTTCCCCGCGCAACTCGCCCAGGCAGAGGCCGCCGACGATTACCTCGTTTGGGATGCGGTCCTCGACGGCCGCACCACCGAGGTGTGTCTCGGTCGCCACGGCCACCGCTGGGGCGACGGCTGGTTTTCGCCACCGCCCGCCCACTACAACTGCCGCAGCTCCCTGATCCGCGTCCCCAAAGCCGCCTACCAGCCGCCCAAGTGA
- a CDS encoding DUF669 domain-containing protein yields the protein MKYVSKNADNLPRVVKAGEYLLTVIEAIETVSKNSGDEMIKLHLEVEGHGCRLFDYLVASESSAWKLDTFRKAIGEAVVEGEEVELHAARLVGRRGYARLKVETYQGKDSNKVEFWLTDHAPASGSKLLAPSSSLMPSGTAGKPAKDPF from the coding sequence ATGAAATACGTTTCTAAAAACGCCGACAACTTGCCCCGCGTCGTCAAAGCGGGCGAATACCTCCTCACCGTCATCGAGGCCATCGAAACGGTCTCAAAAAACAGCGGTGATGAGATGATCAAGCTCCACCTCGAAGTCGAAGGCCACGGCTGCCGACTTTTCGACTACCTCGTGGCGAGTGAAAGCTCGGCCTGGAAGTTGGACACCTTCCGCAAGGCGATTGGCGAGGCGGTAGTCGAGGGCGAGGAAGTGGAATTGCACGCGGCCCGCTTGGTGGGCCGACGCGGTTACGCCCGGCTCAAGGTCGAGACCTACCAGGGCAAGGACTCCAACAAGGTGGAATTCTGGCTGACCGACCACGCCCCCGCTTCCGGCTCCAAGCTCCTAGCTCCCAGCTCCTCGCTCATGCCGTCCGGCACCGCCGGTAAGCCCGCCAAGGATCCGTTCTAA